The genome window gGTTCTCCTCTATGTCCCCATGTCTTTGACACAACCTGGACGGCAATCAATAGCCTGTTTTACGCAGGACACGGCAGACTGACATCGCACTTGACCGGACACCACCTCAGATCACCATCACTTTAGCAATCGTAACCGGCCATCAAAGATCCCGAGCAGATCTACTGGGACCTCGTCACCAGTATCAACATCCACAGTCAAAACAGCCCGATATAACCAtaccatccccctccacatcTCCACAACCCGTTCGATCAAACAACACACTCAACGCCACCACCATGTGCCTCTCCAAGGTCTACTACAACTCCTACTCGGACGGCCAGCAGGACGTCACCGAAAAGACGTATGCCTGCCGCGATGGCAGACGCTGCGCCAACCCCGAAGTCCGCAAATACGACCGCAAATTCCCCTTCACCAAGCTAGGGGAAGCCCAGCCCGAGTCCCAGCGCAGCATCTCTGAACGCAAGCCCACCCCCTACTTTGAGTCTCGCGGTTCCAagtccccttccccatcggGCAGAGACAGCAGACGGGACTCTGGCATCTACATGGGCGGCGGCTCCTCTTCCAAGTCCAGCAAGCACTACGACCCTTACGACCCTTACTCCTCCGGACCCTATcgttcctcctcttcttcccggGCCCGTGGTGACCCGAGGGACTACTATGGTgggaggtcaaggtcaaACTCGATCCCGCAGATCATCTACATGGACGGCCGGGACGGCTACAAAGAAAGCGGCAAGCGGTCGAGATCCAGCAGCAGGGATTACTCGAGGGATATCCCCCTCGGTCCCGTCCACTTGGCCGACGAGTACGGTCGCCGTTCCTCCCGGTCTCGCTCCCGAGACTCGACCGACTTGAGCTCCAAATACTACAGCACCAGCggcaggggaagaggggatGCCATGTCGGGGTACATGTTCATTGACGATCAAGACGAGAGGCGGAGACAGAGGAGAGAAAGGCGGCTGTCGACCTCGAGCGCGATGGATGAGTACGACCCCAGTCGGTACGTGCCCCGCTCTTCGCGACGGGCTTCGACGACTGGGGGAACTGTGGTCCACAATGGGGATGGCACCAGCCTTTACACTTCGTCATCGGCACCCACCGGTCTTTCTTCGAGCAAGTCTGGGTCGGGACATGTCAggtgggaggatgaggtccGCGCCAAGAGGAACAGGCAGAACGCCGAGATTGCCAACCGGCCGGTGTTAGGCTCGGACGGCGAGCCGAAGAGCAttctcaagaagaagggcgatgtgaagggcaaggggagggagagtgATGAGGATCTGTATGACTTGAGGAGGGCagtggaggggatggggttgccgagcagagggaggaggtcgtcGTCGGGGAGGGACTTGATGGATGAGTATCCGTCTAGCAggtatgatgatgggttgggggcgAGGAAGAGCAGGGGGAAGAGCGGGTATTCGGATGATCGGTATCGGTATTTCTGATTTTTCTCCGGACACTTGGGTAATGCATGGCGGCGCGCGTTTTGATCCTTTTTGCTTTGGTCACTTTCACAGCACACGTTTGGGGATATTATGGACACGGACGACGGAACGTTTAATTCTGGGGATATGGACATGGGGGCATTTTTCTCGGCACATCTTTATTTCCTTTGTCTTTTTTCCTCATGATTTTTTGATGAACATGTTTACTTTACAGGTTATGAAATACGCGAGTATACAAAACACAAAGGATGATTATGATTTACTTTTACTATACCTTACTGATGCGAGGATGAGAGATGTGTTGTGGCGATGAGATGACGTTGGAAGCTGTCTTTGACATTGATATCcctacccccctccccgctaTCTTCCAGAAGGGTCACAAACCCGAACCAACGATCGCTTGGCAATGTTGTTTCAACACCAAGAAACACCCAAGATGGTCAAACAAAACGAAacattttgtttttggctGGTCTGGCTGGCTGCCCTAACCCACTCGTCCGACCATatcacctttttttttttttttggggggttggttggtctACCTACCCGCGAACAAGTATCTgcaaccaacaaccagccCCTCTCTCAGGCCAAGCTCCAGGCCACTGCGATACTCAACGAGCGGCAACatcccgccgccgccgccgcggaCCACACCCTCTCTGTCTGTTGGGCAACGGTGCCATCTCACTCAGATCCCATAGTATATATTTATGTATATTTCCACAAAAGTTTTGCTGCCTTCCCCCCCACTACGCCAtctcaccaccgcctgcATTACGACCCCATCTGCACTACCTCATGCGGACGCGCGCTTCTGTGTTTACATAAGATGACGGCTTGGTGATATCGACCCAACCCTTCCTGTCGTGAAAGACTTGCCCCCGCCGGTGACCGTCACCTGATCGCCCATCATCAGATGATCTCGACAACCTACACAAGTGGTGGAATCTCTTTAGTCAACGCTGTAGTGTGCACCCTCTCGCAGtattgttgaggaggagggaggttgtgCCGCGTTTGGGTGTTTTTGACCGAGAGACGGCAAAAGATGGCAAGATGACACAGCAGTGTGCCATATCTGCCGTGATGCCGGTGCTTGCTCGTGGCATGTAAACAAATCTGGCCCGTGTGCTTCGTCAATCTGTCTGACCGCAACATAAGATCCGCGCCCTGGTGGTCTCGCACCCTCGAGCATAGTCTGAGGCTTGAGAAAAAGAGACAAGACGAGATAATGAATGATTACTATTAGTTTTCCTGCTCGCCTCTCAGCAGGGGGTTCAATTCTATCCGCCTTTGTTCCAATCATCATCCTGCTTCCCATCCATTTCGTGCATAATAATGCTCATGAAAACTTCGACAGCCATAAAACTCCAGTCCTGAGACAGCAAACCGTAACACGTAAACGGGGAAAAGAATATGTGTGCGGAATGCACGGAGAGGCTCGGGGGAAGGCGATTCTATCGGGTGATAATTGCAAAAGTGTCCAGCGAGCAGCACACTGTGGTCGGTCGCTATGCTCACGCCTCGGAGCAACGccccaaccccttcaacagCTCCCCAGCGCgcacatcaaccccccccgcTCCCttatcctccaccccaaaaGCCAGAAACACCACATCGTCCAAGTAGGCGTGGTACTTGTTACCATGCTCCTTCCAGGCCATGGACGTGACATAAAACATGTCTGTCCTCCTCCGTCCCTCGTCACGTCCCCGGCCGTGGATCCAAATCGGCTTCTTGGACATGGCGTACATCTCAAAGGGAGCCCGCTGGTGAAAGAGAACGACGTACGGCTCGTACTCGCTATGCCAGCTGTAGTACGTCTTGTGCTGGATGATCGTCATGATGAACGTGTTGGAGTCGTCGGGCTTGCAGTTCTCGTCGGACCGCTGGCAGAGCGTGACCTTGAGCGAGTTGGTGGCCTGATGGATGGACTCGAGCTCGGGTGCCAGCTTGGGCATGTAGCGCGCCATGCACTTCTTGTCGTAGCTCGCGGCTTTGGGTGCGAGGTCCGATCCGATCACGGCTCCTTTGCCGTCGACGGCGCCGAAGGAACGCGAGGGGTACATGTCGTAGTGGATGTACATGTTGTCGTCCTTGTCCCAGAACGCAAAAAAGTTCTTCTCGAGGATGCCGTACGGGGGTGGCCTCTGAAGCTCTGTTCCGTACTCAAAGTCATCCTGGACGAGTGGCTCGGCAGGCCAGTCGACGAGAGTTCGGAAATCCTGAATCCATTGGCCAAAGCAGGTAAAGGCACTGTTGGACCCATAGATGGTGTATGGCTTCGTCGGCCCGTAAAAGGCGCGCGCATCGTGGGGGCCCTGGTTCAAGTTGAGCGGCGCGTACTTGCCAGTGCACTTGTCGCCTGTGGTCGGTTCAATAGGTAGCGGCTTTGGCTCGCCGACACACGTCAGGATGTTTCCCGAAAACTTGGCGTCGCAACCCGTCTCGAGGGCAATGA of Podospora pseudopauciseta strain CBS 411.78 chromosome 7 map unlocalized CBS411.78m_7, whole genome shotgun sequence contains these proteins:
- a CDS encoding uncharacterized protein (EggNog:ENOG503P8MU), encoding MCLSKVYYNSYSDGQQDVTEKTYACRDGRRCANPEVRKYDRKFPFTKLGEAQPESQRSISERKPTPYFESRGSKSPSPSGRDSRRDSGIYMGGGSSSKSSKHYDPYDPYSSGPYRSSSSSRARGDPRDYYGGRSRSNSIPQIIYMDGRDGYKESGKRSRSSSRDYSRDIPLGPVHLADEYGRRSSRSRSRDSTDLSSKYYSTSGRGRGDAMSGYMFIDDQDERRRQRRERRLSTSSAMDEYDPSRYVPRSSRRASTTGGTVVHNGDGTSLYTSSSAPTGLSSSKSGSGHVRWEDEVRAKRNRQNAEIANRPVLGSDGEPKSILKKKGDVKGKGRESDEDLYDLRRAVEGMGLPSRGRRSSSGRDLMDEYPSSRYDDGLGARKSRGKSGYSDDRYRYF
- a CDS encoding uncharacterized protein (EggNog:ENOG503NZMP); protein product: MIVRDLKRLVLLLCPVVALLFVTVGLWHTQPDYLRGRVGEFLGRPLGSGPATTDSEEDKKQKPDVGSYDRPNPLAPTAAWHRIFSASTTDKKYFEIKFGHVPVFNPNILPHPTQNDTWMLMGQKWTDHQAEGKGFIALETGCDAKFSGNILTCVGEPKPLPIEPTTGDKCTGKYAPLNLNQGPHDARAFYGPTKPYTIYGSNSAFTCFGQWIQDFRTLVDWPAEPLVQDDFEYGTELQRPPPYGILEKNFFAFWDKDDNMYIHYDMYPSRSFGAVDGKGAVIGSDLAPKAASYDKKCMARYMPKLAPELESIHQATNSLKVTLCQRSDENCKPDDSNTFIMTIIQHKTYYSWHSEYEPYVVLFHQRAPFEMYAMSKKPIWIHGRGRDEGRRRTDMFYVTSMAWKEHGNKYHAYLDDVVFLAFGVEDKGAGGVDVRAGELLKGLGRCSEA